The following proteins are encoded in a genomic region of Desulfosporosinus youngiae DSM 17734:
- a CDS encoding pyridoxal phosphate-dependent aminotransferase gives MRTFTMSKKLDYVCYDVRGPVLEEAERMRSQGLDILSLNIGNPAPFGFEAPGEIIHQMTENLHNAEGYSESKGILSAREAIVNYCEFKNIPQVGVNDVYTGNGVSELILMAMQGLLDNGDEILVPAPDYPLWTAAITLAGGKAVHYICDEQSEWYPDIRDITSKITAKTKGIVIINPNNPTGALYSTELLEQIAELARQHSLIIFSDEIYDRLVMDGGEHTSIAALAPDLLVVTLNGLSKSHMIAGFRCGWMCLSGDKSHARGYIDGLNILSSMRLCSNVQSQYVIKTALSDLHKCDDALLPGGRIYEQREYIVKALNNIPGLQVVKPKAAFYVFPRIDTKRFNITDDEKFILDFLHEKHILMVHGRGFNWPSPDHFRIVYLPKMEELKMACDRLGDFLEGYRQA, from the coding sequence ATGAGAACATTTACTATGTCAAAGAAGCTGGATTATGTCTGTTATGATGTGCGGGGGCCTGTGCTGGAGGAAGCCGAGCGCATGCGCAGTCAGGGCCTGGATATTTTGAGCCTGAATATCGGCAACCCAGCCCCCTTTGGATTTGAGGCTCCCGGAGAGATCATTCACCAGATGACGGAAAACCTGCACAATGCGGAAGGATATTCCGAGTCCAAGGGAATTCTCTCCGCCCGTGAGGCCATTGTCAATTACTGCGAGTTCAAAAATATACCTCAAGTGGGTGTCAATGATGTCTATACGGGAAACGGTGTCAGCGAGTTAATCCTGATGGCTATGCAGGGACTGCTGGACAACGGAGATGAGATTCTCGTTCCCGCGCCGGACTATCCTCTCTGGACGGCGGCTATTACCCTGGCAGGAGGGAAAGCCGTTCATTACATCTGCGATGAGCAGTCTGAATGGTATCCGGATATCCGGGATATCACGAGCAAAATAACCGCAAAGACGAAAGGGATTGTAATTATCAATCCCAACAATCCCACCGGGGCCTTGTATTCCACGGAATTATTGGAACAGATTGCTGAACTAGCCCGGCAGCACAGTCTGATTATTTTCTCTGACGAGATCTATGACCGCCTGGTCATGGATGGCGGTGAGCATACTTCCATTGCCGCCCTGGCTCCCGATTTATTGGTTGTGACTCTGAACGGCCTTTCCAAATCCCATATGATCGCTGGGTTCCGCTGCGGATGGATGTGTTTAAGCGGGGATAAGTCCCATGCCCGGGGCTATATTGACGGGTTGAACATTCTCTCATCCATGCGGTTGTGTTCAAATGTACAATCCCAGTATGTGATTAAAACAGCCCTTTCCGACCTCCATAAATGCGACGACGCTCTTTTGCCGGGAGGACGGATCTATGAGCAGCGGGAATATATCGTCAAGGCCTTAAACAATATTCCCGGTCTTCAGGTGGTAAAACCTAAGGCAGCCTTCTATGTCTTCCCCAGGATTGATACCAAACGATTCAATATCACTGATGATGAAAAATTCATCCTGGATTTTCTCCATGAAAAACACATCCTCATGGTTCATGGGCGCGGGTTCAACTGGCCGTCGCCGGATCATTTCCGTATTGTCTATTTGCCTAAAATGGAGGAGCTGAAAATGGCCTGTGACCGTCTGGGCGATTTTCTGGAGGGCTACCGGCAGGCCTGA
- a CDS encoding aminotransferase class V-fold PLP-dependent enzyme produces the protein MNGLYLDNAATSFPKAPGVAEAVAGFLTNCGCNINRGLYTASFEAANIVYETRELLCSLFNFPKPENVIFTKNITESLNVILKGLLKSGDHVIVSSMEHNAVMRPLASLAEKGVEVSTVLCNAKGELPTGDLVLQIKSNTKAVIMTHASNVSGTIMPLEEVGRLCKAHNLFFIVDCAQTAGFLTIDFLALKADGLAFTGHKGLLGPQGIGGFYLNDKLASLVEPLIEGGTGSASDSVLQPSYMPDRFEAGTLNLPGIYGLNASLKYLSTEGIPAIREKELSLVQRFMENAYTLPGIQLLGPDPGQDRTGIASLNVLNHDNAEVSYELFKDFGIMTRCGLHCAPAAHQTLGTFPQGTIRFSFSHFNSLQDVDYVIHSLGKIL, from the coding sequence ATGAACGGATTATACTTAGATAATGCAGCCACTTCTTTCCCTAAGGCTCCCGGGGTGGCTGAGGCCGTCGCCGGATTTCTGACCAATTGCGGCTGTAATATTAACCGGGGGCTTTACACGGCATCCTTTGAAGCTGCCAACATTGTCTATGAAACAAGGGAACTTCTGTGCAGCCTGTTTAATTTTCCTAAACCGGAAAACGTAATTTTCACTAAAAATATTACGGAAAGTCTTAATGTTATCCTTAAAGGGTTGTTGAAATCAGGTGATCACGTGATTGTTTCTTCCATGGAACATAACGCAGTTATGCGGCCCTTGGCTTCACTGGCTGAAAAAGGGGTTGAAGTATCAACGGTTCTTTGTAATGCCAAAGGGGAGCTTCCCACCGGCGACTTAGTCCTGCAAATTAAATCCAATACAAAAGCAGTTATTATGACTCATGCTTCCAATGTCAGTGGTACGATCATGCCCTTAGAAGAAGTCGGCCGACTATGTAAGGCGCATAACTTGTTTTTCATTGTTGATTGTGCGCAAACAGCCGGTTTCTTAACCATAGATTTTCTGGCGCTTAAGGCGGATGGATTAGCGTTTACCGGCCATAAAGGTCTCTTAGGCCCCCAAGGAATCGGCGGCTTTTACCTGAATGATAAATTAGCCTCTCTGGTTGAACCCTTGATCGAAGGGGGGACCGGAAGCGCATCAGACAGTGTTCTCCAACCAAGTTATATGCCCGATCGTTTTGAAGCGGGCACCTTAAACTTGCCGGGGATTTACGGGCTCAATGCCTCACTTAAATACTTAAGCACCGAAGGTATTCCTGCCATAAGAGAAAAAGAGCTGAGTCTTGTCCAGAGGTTTATGGAAAATGCGTATACCCTGCCTGGTATTCAGCTCCTTGGCCCCGACCCGGGACAGGACCGAACCGGGATTGCTTCTCTTAACGTTTTGAATCACGATAATGCCGAAGTCAGCTATGAGTTATTTAAGGACTTTGGAATTATGACCCGCTGCGGTCTTCACTGCGCTCCGGCAGCCCATCAGACACTGGGTACGTTCCCCCAGGGAACCATACGCTTTAGTTTCAGCCATTTTAACTCCCTTCAGGATGTGGACTATGTGATTCATTCATTAGGAAAGATCCTTTAA
- a CDS encoding DUF3343 domain-containing protein encodes MTYIVLFYTNSSAIKFAKFIQRFNYPGELIPLPRKLTSSCGMGVKFRFTQDLAGIISDEIEKIYAVEGNQYQLVYSAKD; translated from the coding sequence ATGACTTACATTGTGCTCTTCTACACGAACTCTTCAGCGATCAAATTCGCCAAGTTCATTCAAAGGTTTAACTATCCGGGAGAATTGATCCCTTTACCCCGCAAGTTGACTTCCAGTTGCGGCATGGGTGTAAAATTTCGCTTTACCCAGGATCTTGCCGGAATTATTTCTGACGAAATCGAGAAGATTTATGCAGTTGAAGGGAATCAATACCAATTAGTTTATTCTGCTAAGGATTGA
- a CDS encoding sulfurtransferase TusA family protein produces the protein MLKLAQIDTRGMSCPQPVLMTKKALEVNSSEVTVLVDSKTAKSNVERYLNLTGYTIDTIQLDGETNTFEISAKKK, from the coding sequence GTGCTAAAATTGGCGCAAATTGATACAAGAGGAATGTCCTGCCCTCAACCGGTTCTTATGACCAAAAAGGCCCTGGAAGTTAACTCGAGTGAAGTTACCGTCCTCGTTGATAGTAAAACAGCAAAATCAAATGTGGAACGATACTTAAACTTAACAGGCTACACTATTGATACTATCCAACTGGACGGCGAAACCAATACCTTTGAAATATCAGCAAAGAAGAAATAG
- the yedE gene encoding YedE family putative selenium transporter gives MDSKKGIIFTGAVIGILAVLLVRFGNPVNMGICIACFIRDTTGALGLHRAEVVQYIRPEIIGIVLGAFLISFAKKEFDVRGGSSPFLRFILGFVVMIGALMFLGCPLRMVLRLGGGDLNALFGLAGFASGIIVGIIFLKNGFSLKRTYKLSKLEGYLFPLFNAGLFILLLTAPAFIYFSTKGPGAGHAPVWIALAAGLIVGVLVQRTRLCMVGGIRDAILFKDTYLILGFISIIVFASLGNLYFGFYKLGFAGQSVAHADGLWNFLGMTLAGWGSVLLGGCPLRQLILASEGNVDSVITVLGMSAGAAFAHNFSLAASAQGPSPNGKIAVLIGFALLLVIAYFNIERDAKATVQGGAKIGAN, from the coding sequence TTGGATAGTAAAAAAGGCATTATTTTTACGGGAGCGGTTATTGGGATACTTGCAGTTCTTCTGGTTCGTTTCGGTAATCCTGTGAACATGGGAATCTGCATCGCCTGCTTTATTCGGGACACTACGGGAGCTTTGGGCTTACATCGTGCAGAGGTTGTTCAGTACATTCGTCCGGAAATTATCGGGATTGTCTTAGGAGCTTTTCTGATCTCATTTGCCAAAAAGGAATTTGATGTGCGAGGAGGCTCATCCCCCTTCCTTCGCTTTATTCTTGGCTTTGTGGTTATGATTGGTGCTTTGATGTTTTTAGGCTGTCCTCTTCGCATGGTCTTAAGACTGGGGGGCGGCGATCTCAATGCTCTGTTTGGTCTGGCTGGATTCGCTTCCGGAATTATTGTCGGCATTATTTTCTTAAAAAATGGGTTTAGTCTTAAAAGAACTTATAAACTCTCCAAACTGGAAGGTTACCTTTTTCCCCTGTTTAATGCCGGGCTTTTTATCCTTCTCTTAACAGCACCTGCCTTTATCTACTTTAGTACCAAAGGTCCGGGAGCCGGGCATGCGCCAGTGTGGATTGCTCTTGCTGCAGGATTGATCGTCGGGGTCTTAGTGCAAAGAACCAGGTTATGCATGGTAGGTGGTATCCGGGATGCTATTCTCTTTAAAGATACTTATTTAATTTTAGGTTTTATCTCCATCATTGTTTTTGCCAGTCTGGGAAATTTATACTTTGGCTTTTATAAGCTCGGTTTTGCCGGTCAATCCGTTGCCCATGCTGATGGATTATGGAACTTTCTGGGCATGACTCTGGCAGGCTGGGGTTCTGTGCTTCTGGGAGGGTGCCCCTTAAGACAACTTATTCTGGCTTCCGAAGGAAATGTTGATTCCGTGATCACCGTTTTAGGGATGTCTGCCGGAGCGGCCTTTGCTCATAACTTTTCTCTTGCCGCCAGTGCTCAAGGACCTTCCCCTAACGGAAAAATCGCGGTACTGATTGGGTTTGCTCTCTTACTTGTGATTGCTTATTTCAATATAGAACGGGATGCCAAAGCAACTGTACAAGGAGGTGCTAAAATTGGCGCAAATTGA